The following proteins are co-located in the Spea bombifrons isolate aSpeBom1 chromosome 3, aSpeBom1.2.pri, whole genome shotgun sequence genome:
- the LOC128484152 gene encoding cytochrome P450 2K6-like produces MIPIDPATVFYFFVTCVFFLYFSFDWSRSVDRNLPPGPKPLPLIGNLHLVDLWQPYDSLKQFSKKYGSIFTIYSGTKRSVVLCGYETVKDALVNHAEAFSGRARMQILQDYSQGYGVSFSDDENWKVMRRFILSTLRDFGMGKTIIENKINEECDCLVEKLHSYKGEPFENTMLMNSAIANIIISTVIGERFDYDNPRIVRIIYLINEILRLFAHPITLLYNTFPSVIRWFPGSHKTVLKYMEELRLFFKEIFINRKKQLDINDQQNVIDAFLVKQRAEKPNPELYFHDQNLRILVTDVFAAGMETTSTTLRWGLLLMMKYPEIQKKVQDEIEEVIGSATPQAEHRKLMPYTDAVIHEIQRFSDIVPIAVPHATTQDVIFRGYFIPKGTEIITFLTSVLKDKAHFEKPDEFYPQHFLDSAGNFVKKEAFIPFSLGRRSCIGENLAKMELFLFIIRLLQNFTFQPPPGAELDITPLIGSTTPPKPHYMCAVPRK; encoded by the exons ATGATTCCCATTGATCCTGCcacagtattttatttcttcGTGACGTGTGTGTTTTTCCTGTATTTTTCCTTCGATTGGAGTAGAAGTGTTGATCGGAATTTACCTCCAGGACCAAAGCCTTTGCCACTTATTGGGAATTTGCACCTTGTGGACCTATGGCAACCTTATGATTCACTTAAACAG ttctcAAAGAAGTATGGATCCATATTCACTATTTATTCAGGAACAAAGAGGTCAGTGGTGCTGTGTGGTTACGAGACCGTGAAAGACGCTCTCGTTAATCACGCGGAGGCATTTTCTGGAAGAGCCCGTATGCAGATCTTACAGGATTACTCACAAGGGTAtg GTGTTTCTTTTTCCGATGATGAGAACTGGAAAGTAATGAGAAGATTTATCCTCTCAACACTACGAGATTTTGGAATGGGAAAGACaatcatagaaaataaaattaacgaAGAATGCGATTGCTTGGTGGAAAAACTACATTCTTACAAAG GAGAGCCATTCGAAAACACCATGTTAATGAATTCTGCTATAGCCAATATCATCATATCCACTGTTATTGGTGAACGGTTTGACTATGACAACCCAAGAATTGTGAGAATCATAtacttaataaatgaaattcTAAGACTTTTTGCACATCCCATCACCCTG CTATATAACACCTTTCCATCTGTCATTCGCTGGTTTCCTGGGAGCCATAAAACGGTTTTGAAATACATGGAGGAGCTGAGGTTGTTTTTTAAGGAGATATTTATAAACCGCAAAAAGCAACTGGACATCAATGACCAGCAAAATGTGATAGATGCATTCCTCGTCAAACAACGAGCG gAAAAGCCTAATCCTGAATTATATTTCCATGATCAAAATCTCAGAATACTTGTGACTGATGTATTTGCTGCCGGGATGGAGACGACCTCAACCACCCTCCGATGGGGCCTTCTGCTAATGATGAAGTACCCAGAAATTCAAA AAAAGGTCCAAGATGAAATAGAAGAAGTGATTGGATCTGCCACACCTCAGGCAGAACACAGAAAGTTAATGCCGTATACAGACGCCGTTATTCATGAAATCCAAAGATTCAGTGACATTGTACCAATCGCCGTTCCACATGCAACTACTCAAGATGTTATATTTAGAGGATATTTTATTCCAAAG ggTACCGAAATCATCACATTTCTAACGTCTGTACTAAAGGATAAAGCTCACTTCGAGAAACCAGATGAGTTTTACCCCCAACATTTTCTAGACTCTGCAGGAAACTTTGTAAAGAAAGAGGCATTTATTCCTTTCTCATTAG GTCGAAGGAGTTGCATTGGTGAAAATTTAGCCAAAATGGAGCTTTTCCTGTTTATCATTAGGCTGCTGCAGAATTTCACATTCCAGCCTCCCCCGGGGGCTGAACTTGATATCACACCACTTATTGGCTCTACTACTCCTCCAAAACCACATTATATGTGTGCGGTGCCTCGCAAATAG